The window TACAGTTTATGATATAACTAAAAATATAGTGAAATGATTTGCAATCTGTTTCGTATGCAGTGGAGAAAATGGAATTTCTGGTGTTCTCCTACATCACAAGTAAGTCATCAACTGTCCATAATTGTCTTTTCTATGGTCATTTGGCAGATTTCCTTAAGCATTTCTGTGAAGTGTCAACTGCAAAGTAAGAGCTTCTAGCTGATCATTGTTTGCAACAGTATCTCCACACTGGCTTGTTCTGATCGATTTGGGGACTGATTTTTTTCAGTGACATAACGTATTCTCATCCATATATTTGTATTAGAAGCACCCACAATCTCTGTCTAAAGAAGCAATAAGTTTTTGCCAGATACATGATGTTCTCTGCATGTTTCTTCTAATCTACTGTTTTGCTTGTCTAGCAATAATTATCAATTAAAAACGTTGCAGGACTGCCAACAATAATCCTCCAGTAACATTTGCTGTTGCTGCACGTGAAAACCAAAATGTTGATGTCACAGTGTTGCCAATTTTTGGGCTTTCTGGAGAAAGTTCAGTCACTGCTAAGGAGATGTGGGGCACAATGGTCCAGGTGATTTTTCCTTTTGTCCTACAGTCATTTAGTAGACTGCACCTCTTTTTTGTAGCCTTGGTATTTGGATATTCATGCAAAGAAGTGAAATCATACATTGAAGATTGAACTGATTTGTCTATTTGAAATAAACAAATACTGGCAAAAATATTTGATTGTACTATGTCTTATCATATGATTTTTGAAAGGGTGGTTGCTTTGACCGAGATAATTTCAATGCTGGCCCCAGCATGCCTTCTTCAGTGGGTGATACAGTTTGTGCAGCAGTTTCTGCTTCAACCTGGGTTGAACCACATGGAAGATGTACGGTTGTATTTGCGTTGGCTTGGTCTTCTCCCGAGGTTAAATTTAAGAAGGGAAGTAGGTACCATAGGTAAATTCTATTTTCCAAACTTCTTATGTTTGGTGATAATAATGCTAAATCCAAATGAGTATGTTGATTCATCTCTTCTGAACTTCAAAGCTCTTGTGAACAATGTAGGTGATAACTTGTATCTTCTGCACATCTCATTAGTTTATCCTCCATCCTTACTGTAGCATTATACTTCACAGAACAGTGATTGTGATTGTAGAACTTAAATCCAATTCCATAGTGTCTACTGTGAATGCTTAATTTATAATTCTGCTACCTTTTCTCAAACTTTCTGTGTTTATTTATCTGATATATACTAAGATCAATAAGACCAGCTGTTCCATTTGTTTAATAAGGCTTGATTTCGTGCTCTGTTGGCAGGAGATATACGAAGTTCTACGGAACTTCTCCAAGATCTGCTATAAACCTGGCGCAAGATGCCTTGATGAGTATGTTTTTGTTTTTAAAATTTGTGGCATAAATTTGGTATATTGTTGACTATAGCAGTTAATTTTCTCCTCATACATGAAGATTATGGTTTGATTACTCTGTTCTAGCGGTGCTCTCTCTGTTGAGATATTTTTCTGGTTAATTTATTACTTCTGAATTCCCATCTGATTGACAGAGTACAAGCATTGGGAAGAGGAAATCGATAAGTGGCAGACCCCAATTCTCCGTGATGAGAGGCTTCCAGAATGGTACAGTATAATACTTGTGCATGACTTACACTCGTAACTGTTTCTAAGATTATTAAGGAAATAGTCTACTTTCTGCCCCCAAAGTATCACAAATGTCCTCTTAACCCCCTAAGGGCATCTCCATTGCTGGGCGCCTGCGTGGACGCTTATAAATAAAAAGATAATTCTCATAAAATAAGAAAGAAGCTTAGTGCTTTCTAACCCAACGGCAAGCGCTAACGAGGGACGCTAATTAATTGCAGAAGTAGCAGAAAAACTGATCGCTACATGCATGGCTGTGGGAAAAAAAAAGGCAAAGCGCCCGCCTCCAGCTTTTGCGTTGCTGCCAGGTTAGACGCTAGGATTTTGTAGTCCAACTGCCGACCGGGCAGGATATTTATCCTAGCGCCCAGGCTTAGCGCCCGGCGTTGTAGATGCCCTAATAATCTATATTTTGCATTGTTACATCTCGGAGTTTTAATACTGGATCACTTCTCTAGGAGGGGGTTTTAGGAGTCGTCCTCTGTTCTTGTCTACTGGGGCATTATAGGCTACTCTCTCATTTCTTCTCTTTGGCTGTAAATCAATCAATTATCTATGCATAAGCCTCTCCGCCTGCTTGTCTTGCTTGGCGACCAAGGTGCCATCTTCTCTCCCGGATCTTCCTCATCGTGCATGCTAGTTGTTGCAGTATTGTGGCCGTTCATCCCACTCGGATGGTTTGAGGTATCTGATTCCAAAAGCTCCACCGTAATCCTAAGACACGTGATAGTCACGTCAGCTATGCATGCCTCGTGGGCTGTCATGCAAAGCCGAGTCGGACCGGGTCATATGCCCATCATTGATGGCCCTCGAGATTGGGATGATAACCGCAGAGGGCCAGGCCGTCTGCCCGCCCTCCACGGCCCTAATATTCAAACTGCTTACCTTTACCACTGACTGAAAGCCCATCGATGACAAAGATGAAGAAGCCACCACTCCCCGCACCGTTGACGAGGACAGCTGTGACCCTGCCGATGATACAACATCTTTCCATCCTGCCGTGGAGATCACGTCGCCGAGGACGACAGGCTCCTGTGGTACCACCTGGAGAGGGCCCTTCCAACGCCTCAGCTCCGGTGACGGTCGCTGCTTCACCACGCACGCTGCAGTCGGCGATCCTGCGAACACGCCGTCAGACGCCAACAGCACAACGGTCGGATCAGTGCTGGGCACCATGGGGTCAACGACTAAGCCGCCTCTGAGACGGAGTAGGCAACGACGAGCACAGTAAAAATATTTACCGATGGGATCGTCCCTCCACCCCCCCACCCCTTGACCGTCCCTCCTTTTTTTGCGTTCATAATTGTTCAAAGTTCAGGGTGGTTAATTATTCAGAAAATTAGTTCATGGTCAACCTGAGGTGTGATACTCTTTGGCCTTTGGGGGAGTGAGGTGGACAGTTTCCAATTATTAATCACATGGAATTTGAGCCTTCACTTCATACGTCTTTTAGAGAATATATACTTTTTTGTCTATAGCTTTAGCCATGTACGATAAATATATATTTATGCGCTACATTGTACTTTATTCTTGCAGGTACAAAATTACTCTCTTCAATGAGTTATACTTCCTAGTAGCGGGAGGAACTGTTTGGATTGGTAATCATCTCTCCAGATCCTTGTTCCTGATTTTCCTTTTCTCTCTGTTGAAGTGTTGATAGGATTTGACTTGGTAGTCTCATCTTGGAATGTCCTTGTCCAGACCTCACCTTCAAGTTAACAACCCCTTTGTAGCACAGTATTTATTTTACATGAGCGGAGACATTGCAACACAAATTTGTATTTTCTCCATTCATGAATATTCATGTGGAGTATTCCACATGAACTATCACTTGGTTATTTCTATGTAGAAATAGTTCACTGCAATACGAAGCTGTTTAGAACAAGAAAAAACCAATTCCTCAGGAAATAGTtttttttggaacgaacaagttCTTACTGATCTATATAGCACATTTTTTCAAGGCTAAGTTCTTTTGTAACAAAGAAAACTTACTCGATGTGATTGGTTCCCCAGAGTATATTAACACAGAACTAAATTAATCTTGTCATTTTAATTGCATCTACTCTCATGAATGGTGACAATGCCAAAAGTATAATTTATGTGTATGCTTTTATAATGTAGTTTTGTAATTACTGATCTAGTGTATGTACTCCCAGACAGTGATTTGAGTTCAAGTCTACCTGAGGACAGTGATTTGCCACTTCATAACAGCACTTGCAACTCTACCGTTCCACTTATTGGTTCTAGCCCACCTGATTTTGATGACAAAGAAAATGTTGGGAAGTTTTTGTACCTTGAAGGAGTGGAGTACTTCATGTGGTGCACTTACGATGTACACTTCTATGCTTCATTTGCTCTGTTGGATCTCTTTCCTAAGATTGAGCTGAGTATTCAACGGGACTTTGCTAGAGCTGTTTTGCGTGAAGATAGAACTAGAGTCAGATTTCTTGCTGATGGTACATGGGGCACACGCAAAGTAATTGGTGCTGTTCCCCATGATCTCGGAGCACATGATCCTTGGCATGAATTGAATGCATACAATATACATGATACAAGTAGATGGAAAGATCTGAATCCCAAGTTTGTGCTCCAGGTTTACAGGGATTTTGCTGCAACAGACGACATGTCATTTGGCAAGGATGTCTGGCCTGCAGTTTGTACTGCTATGGAATACATTGAACAGTTTGATCGTGATGGTGATTGTATGATTGAGAATGATGGTTTTCCTGATCAAACTTATGATGCTTGGACTGTTCTTGGAGTAAGTGCCTACTGTGGTTGTCTTTGGCTTGCTGCCCTTCAAGCTGCAGCCGCAATGGCCCGCAGCCTTGGACATGATGACTATGCTGACAGGTGCATGGTAAAATTTGCGAAGGCTAAACACGTGTTTGAAGCCAAGTTGTGGAATGGTTCATATTTCAATTATGACAGTGGAACAAGTTACAGTAGCCGCTCCATCCAGGCAGATCAGTTGGCCGGACAATGGTACACTGCATCATCTGGCTTGCCACCTCTGTTTGATGAGGACAGGATAAAATGCACGCTTCAGAAAATATTTGACTATAATGTGATGAGGGTGAAAGGAGGACGCATTGGAGCAGTCAATGGTATGCACCCAAATGGGAAGGTAGACGAGACATGTATGCAGTCAAGAGAAATCTGGACTGGAGTAACATACAGTTTAGCTGCAACGATGCTGCTCCACGGAATGGAGGATCAGGCTTTCACTACAGCGCAAGGCATTTTTCTTGCAGGATGGTCTGAAGAGGGCTATGGGTATATACCTTGTTTCATCACTAGCTTTTAAAGTTTTAGTGTTTCACATATATTTGCTTTTGATCAGGATCATGCTTTTTAGTGCTGATGGTTGCCCTATCTTAAATTCTTAATTCATCTAATAATGGCTATGATTTCATTAAATACCACTTGTTCACTGGTTGTTGGATATAATCATATAGGGACTCAATTTATTTGAGATAACTGGTTGGATATAAGCTATAAATAGTTAACATATCACTTCAATCAGGTATTGGTTTCAAACTCCAGAAGCATGGACTATTGATGGCCACTATAGATCTCTGATATATATGCGCCCGCTTGCGATATGGGCAATGCAGCATGTGCTGTCTCCTCCAAGGGCGATCCTCGAGGCCCCAAAGGTAAATACAATGGAGAGGGCCTACGTTTCTCCTGGTGCGCTCCAGTTTCTCCAGGATAGCGTCAGGAAGATCACTCCCAAGAGTGGCTGTTTTTGAGCCAATGTGTGTGTAGTCTGTGGTTGCTAGTGTGATTAGAGATTTAGCTCAATTATTCCTGTACATGCATGTGTAAAGAAATGCAGAGTAGTAATTTCCTTTCCGCGGAGGGAACTTCATGTGCAACCAAGCTTGTCTTGTATATTGTGATCACTGTCAGTGAACCCAACTCTGTGCAGTACTGTACATAATATGTATAGACCCCATGCGTTGTTGTGGTTGATGAAAACTTGGGTTGATAACATGACAACCAAAACTAGAAATACATATGACTTATTATATCGGATTATGTATAACTGTAAAATATGTATTGAATACAAGTAGAATAATTGAATGGAGAACATTTTCCCATGCATGGTTGAATGTTGTGGTGGATTTTTTTTTCTCATGCATGATTGCATGTTAAGGTTGGCCTTTCCTATTTGTATTTatatgatgaggtggcatgcttgcatgttgagataaataAGTTAGTGGAGATAACTCACTTAGGTAGAAAGTGAAAAATCTCATCTCTATGGTTTCGTCCTTTAAAAAAAACTTCGTTTTTGTCTTGTCGATAATGTTGTGTGGTACCTTGCCATATCTTACAGATTCACATAAGAAGGGATCTGGGTCTCATGGCATCACTAGAAATCCAAGTTTGGCCGGGGTGTGTGTTTTAGTGACGAATTtgattatatttggatcctaggTCTAATTTAATAGGTTTTTTCAGCGTTGCTAACAAACGAATGTTGGGTTTTTAAGCAATCGCAGTGAACACCCTTAGGACAGCCAAAACCCGATCAACGCATGGCAATTACTCTGTGTAGCGTGGCAATTTTTTCTGCCATTTTCTTTTACTATGTGGCATTTTTTGTTTTAGAGCATGACAAATCCATTACAACGTGTCAATTTTATCTTTTTTGCATGACAATTCTGGATGTTCACTGAAAAATCTTTAAATCTGCCCCCATCATTTTAGCATATCCTTTTCTTCATTGTCATGGAAGTTCGTCAAAGAATGTTCTTGTTTTTCATTGGAAAAACCAACAGCGACATCAAGATCAATCTCCTTTCTCTTTTGGGAGCAGATCAATCTCCTTTCTCCTTTTGGGAGCAAAGCTGAAAAATGGGAAATTCCAATGATACTTCGTTCATCAGAATGTTGATTCCTCACAATTATACTTTGTGATGTTACGGAACCATGGCAATTAGGATCTCAAGAAGCCGCAAACACCTATGATACAAGGATCATTGACTTACATCATTGGTTTTTGTATCATGGATGTTGGTTCGTGCTTTATGGCATTTCAACGGAGCAAACTAATCCAATGCCACAAAGGTCTAATCAAATAATTGCACGATTTGTTTTTTGGGGTGAAATGTGTGGGGCATGTATGTTGACATGGATAGGCTGCGTGTTAGTGGTGTCGATATACTAAAAAAAACTTGGTTCCCTCCGAGCACACCAAAATGGGTCTCACATGAAAATATATCCATAGTTAAGTTGTTGCCGATGTTGAAGAAGTTTGGCCTCGTCCAGTTATGCTATGAGTCAATCAAGCCAATCATGGATTACTCACAAGAATCAAAGAAATGCTCCAAGCATGACACTTGACATCTCGATGAATTCCCGagcacgaccaagctcccgagcAACGGCCAAGGCCACCGACATGGCCACCCGGGCTTAAGTGGTTGGATCAGCCAAAGTAAATTTGCCTATGTTAAACGTAGGATTTGTGGGAACTGGCTCAACCCTCTAGGGGTGGCCTATCACATATATTTATAAGGTTACACAATATACAGATTACACAGTTGGGCTACGCTACAAagtctaacaccctccctcaatCTCAACTCACTCCTGATGAATCTAGAAGGTTGAGATTGCACCTACAGACCTCAAACATGGGAGAAGGTAGAGACTTGGTGAAGATGTCTGCAAGTTGATCCTTCGAGGAGATAAACTTGATTTGTAGTAGCTTCTGTGCAACACGTTCCCTCCCAAAATGATAGT is drawn from Triticum urartu cultivar G1812 unplaced genomic scaffold, Tu2.1 TuUngrouped_contig_9961, whole genome shotgun sequence and contains these coding sequences:
- the LOC125532449 gene encoding non-lysosomal glucosylceramidase-like isoform X1: MLCFLEHGLFMMLVNTGKERAKVSLVMTWANSIGGLSHQSGGHVNEPFIGENGISGVLLHHKTANNNPPVTFAVAARENQNVDVTVLPIFGLSGESSVTAKEMWGTMVQGGCFDRDNFNAGPSMPSSVGDTVCAAVSASTWVEPHGRCTVVFALAWSSPEVKFKKGSRYHRRYTKFYGTSPRSAINLAQDALMKYKHWEEEIDKWQTPILRDERLPEWYKITLFNELYFLVAGGTVWIDSDLSSSLPEDSDLPLHNSTCNSTVPLIGSSPPDFDDKENVGKFLYLEGVEYFMWCTYDVHFYASFALLDLFPKIELSIQRDFARAVLREDRTRVRFLADGTWGTRKVIGAVPHDLGAHDPWHELNAYNIHDTSRWKDLNPKFVLQVYRDFAATDDMSFGKDVWPAVCTAMEYIEQFDRDGDCMIENDGFPDQTYDAWTVLGVSAYCGCLWLAALQAAAAMARSLGHDDYADRCMVKFAKAKHVFEAKLWNGSYFNYDSGTSYSSRSIQADQLAGQWYTASSGLPPLFDEDRIKCTLQKIFDYNVMRVKGGRIGAVNGMHPNGKVDETCMQSREIWTGVTYSLAATMLLHGMEDQAFTTAQGIFLAGWSEEGYGYWFQTPEAWTIDGHYRSLIYMRPLAIWAMQHVLSPPRAILEAPKVNTMERAYVSPGALQFLQDSVRKITPKSGCF
- the LOC125532449 gene encoding non-lysosomal glucosylceramidase-like isoform X2 encodes the protein MTWANSIGGLSHQSGGHVNEPFIGENGISGVLLHHKTANNNPPVTFAVAARENQNVDVTVLPIFGLSGESSVTAKEMWGTMVQGGCFDRDNFNAGPSMPSSVGDTVCAAVSASTWVEPHGRCTVVFALAWSSPEVKFKKGSRYHRRYTKFYGTSPRSAINLAQDALMKYKHWEEEIDKWQTPILRDERLPEWYKITLFNELYFLVAGGTVWIDSDLSSSLPEDSDLPLHNSTCNSTVPLIGSSPPDFDDKENVGKFLYLEGVEYFMWCTYDVHFYASFALLDLFPKIELSIQRDFARAVLREDRTRVRFLADGTWGTRKVIGAVPHDLGAHDPWHELNAYNIHDTSRWKDLNPKFVLQVYRDFAATDDMSFGKDVWPAVCTAMEYIEQFDRDGDCMIENDGFPDQTYDAWTVLGVSAYCGCLWLAALQAAAAMARSLGHDDYADRCMVKFAKAKHVFEAKLWNGSYFNYDSGTSYSSRSIQADQLAGQWYTASSGLPPLFDEDRIKCTLQKIFDYNVMRVKGGRIGAVNGMHPNGKVDETCMQSREIWTGVTYSLAATMLLHGMEDQAFTTAQGIFLAGWSEEGYGYWFQTPEAWTIDGHYRSLIYMRPLAIWAMQHVLSPPRAILEAPKVNTMERAYVSPGALQFLQDSVRKITPKSGCF